The nucleotide sequence TCGGATAGAGATATTGCATCCAGAGCGACTTCCACTCCACCTAAAGCGTAAAAGAATCTAAGCCCCTAAGACAAAGATAAGACATATTTGTAGCCTGGCCTTTAAAACTTTAATTCTACGTCTCCACGACCTCATGTCATGTACCATGTCTTGAGAGGTGCAACACTAGAGGTGAACGTTCATCTATTTGGTTGTCGGTTTTAACGGGTTAGTCGATTGTAACAGAAAACCGAACCTAACCGAACCGAATAATATAAGTGTGTAACCAAACCGAATAAACGCATAAGAATCTGATTCGGTGTAGTTTTCAGTTTATTCAGTTTCAAACCCTCCTCCCCTCCATAGTGAGAGGTGCAACCTATCTTCGATCAACAAAGTCAACCTTGATTAACCGTAACAACTAACAAGTGGAGTATAATTGACTTGCTTCAAACACTAATTCAAGATGATCAAAAAGTTCTAGGATTGTAAAATATATTACATAACAAAGTAATCATCATCACTAAGAAGGTAACTTTTGACATGGCACAATTACCGTTTAAGAATCGAAAATGGATGAAAAAAAATCTCCATAAGTACTGAAATCACTAATCGATCTATTTCCCAAGCAGCCGGCGAGTGCGTTGATTGGCACCTTTCACTCTGAAATTGATCTCCTCGACATCATCTTGAAGAGGATTGAGGGCTTTGTTTTGCCTGCAAAACATGAAATAACTTTCAGAAAACATGAAACAAGTAATGCAGACTTTAGTAACCTCTCAGAAAACACTAACCTCTCAATCTCCGAACCCATGTCAACAGCCATTTCCTTCAGTTCTCCCAGTATGTCACTCAAGTCAGAGAGACcgtcatcttgctttgctttcTCATACTGTTATTGTTACAATAAGAGAGAAAGATATTAGTTTCAAGAAACCTCGATGAACTAGAAGAGATTAACGTCACCCTACAACCGACAAAAACCATGTTTAGGACTAAGCCACCTGTGTTTAGTGGTTGTTTGTGAGAATTCAAGACAAACAAATGAACAACTTTTTTTGGTCCAAATTACCCATTTCTGCAAAAAgctctgtgtgtgtgtgtgtgtgtttttttttcacAAGAGCAATTGTTAGTTGAGGGTACAAAAGTCCGTGACTTGAGGATATCCATACCTCAACTTTCTGCATTGCATCTGCAGATTCAGGAAGTGGAGTTCTTGACGTGACGGTCCCTTATTTGGGGTCGTTGCAAGTCCAAGTTTTTCTCTTTGCTCCAAATGGTTGCCTTTTCTTCGATCAGGGTCATCTGCAAAATTACCAAAGCTCACTAAAACACTAATTACTAAAAGATCTTCCTACCGGCATAACTTACAAAGAGTTTATGAAGCGACATTATGATTTTACTTTGGTTAATCACCTCTGATGATTGCTGGTCCTTTTATTGTCTGACCCTTTTTAGGCTTCCAAGTCCTTGAAAAAATGCCCCCAAGACTTCCCAAGAGTTTCTCCCCCTATATAAAGAAAATCAGACCAACAAGACATAATACGCTGAAACAAAACCGAGCCATTTACTTACCCGACTGAGGTCCTGCTCAATGTCAGCTGCAGCCATGTGGGTTCGAGTAATCTGCTCACCCTGTTGGTGCAAGGTAATCAGCGTGTTGGTGGCACCTTCTCTAATATCCTCGGCAATTTTTAACGCGTTGTTCACCGCCTTTGTAGTCTCTTCAGCCTTATATGCAGCATAGTGCTCCAGTTCTTGCACACTTTGGTTCTCTATACCACCCGAATCAACAAAATCGTTCTTGTACTTGTTTCTTGATGGAAACAATGTCCCTTTGTTAAACTCGCTATCGTCAAAAAGAGTGGTGCTTGAATTAGGGGTCATTGAAGAAGGGTCAGATGAAGTTCTTTTCGACGGTTTTAGTGATGATCTTTTGTCAATCTCATCATCAGAATCGAACGGATTGGAGCTAGGTTGACTTGGGACTCGTGAGTCAACTGTGTTTTTAACAGCTTTGTGAAAATGAAGTTTCTTGTGCCCAAACATACTTGATTATGCACGATAACACGGGTCCTAAAAGGTATGAAAAACAAGACAAGTGGTTAGAATTAGATGATCATATAGAGTTTGACCTTTTTCTTCTCATATTGGTGTTGAACTGTTGAGTTATAAACATATAATATTATGGTAATACTAATATCAAAGATTGTTTGTTAACCAAACAAAGAAAACATAACATACTAAAACCCATATGAATTAGGcaccaaaaataattaaaaaaaaaatcagatgaagtaaatcaaatgatgatgttAGTGTTGACTTGTTCCACAACAGTTCCACCAAATCAAAGATTAGATTACCAAACAAAGTGAAAACAAGAAGAGATAAATCATAAACCTAAAAAGTAATTTCAATTTTTCAGCAAGCAAAACCCATGAGAAAAATAACAAGACCCAGGCCACATGAATATAACATAACAGCAGCATAAATCAAGAAACTAACAATATCCAGATAAATTGAAACCTGAATATGATTTGGGTAGCGATCGAAATTTATATGAAGTTGAAAGTCTATAATGTAAAATTTGGGAGAGAGATAGGACAGGAGCAAGTAGAAAGTGGGGGGAATTGGATGGATATGAAAAAAGATTCTGCAAGGAATAAACAAAGAAGAACGAGGCAACGAGTAACGCCTAGGATGCAGTCTGGACCTCTAAATAGTCTTCAATATTTCAAGAATAGTCTTCAATATTTCAAGAAGTAAAACATcaatttttgaataaaaaaagttttatttattatttattttgttaataATAATAACGTACAAGTTTTTAAAAGTGAAAAAATCTGATTGGTTTATGCACATAGAACCTACTAAAAACTCTCTCTAGCGCTCGTTAGTGGAATAATGAAATCCTCAATGGAGCCCCTCTTTAGCGCCTCCGGGGAGTATTGTGAGCTTTAAACTTTAAGGGGATTTAATTTGGTGACATGGATGGGGTGTTGCCCACACCTTCTGGTCTTGTTGTATAAATGAGTCTTAACATGCTGAACGTGAGAAGTGAATagagaattttttatttttttatttttttgaaaaatttattcCCATCTAGTTAAACATGTATTTAAGTcccaaaatctaaaaaaaaataatgaaaagaTAAAAGAAAATTATATAATTACTCTGTATAATTGCTCTACAAGAGTAATTAAACATTTTTTTCAACTAAAACTCCTGTTTTTAGTAGATGGAAAAAAGAAAGTTTCCTTCATTTCTTATATTTAGTATATTAAGACTTATTTGTATTTAATCTATACACGAATAAGTAagtaggggaaggttcatttgagaagaaaatttaattgaaaagaaaaagaacaaagggtacaattgtaaataGTGACATTGAAGACGGGGGTTACACTTCCCTAGAGTTTGAATAATCATCTTGTAGCCAATACACACTATCATTCCttgtggttcgaccccttactaccactaacacatagttaagggtaatttgggcttataaatcttatctttgaccggagcgcgacactccgatcatgCCCTGCCGTCATATTGTAAAATACGAACCGCAGGTGTATGTGGTGTCGGGGTAGGCCCGGCTTGTACTTGCGCTTCAGCGCAAGCTcggttgtatgttgcggccagcagggctgcctgctggtcataccaggtgtgagggtccatgtccggagggaccacagatgcgtactgtgataggtcgtgtccgaacgttagggatggacccctttgcgttgatgtgccaatgtggccaGGATTTGGGATTGGAGGAATGATCCTCGCAGTCCCTGAGTTGGTGGGGTTTAGGTTATCCCCAGTAGTGTTATTCGGACGATCAgacatgatcttttgagagggagagggatggtaCAAAAAGTGtttaagagtagcggtgggcgccaatgatgaaacaatggttaaccgggcagggttaacacactggtctcgtcaagaagggttaatcccttcctctcgaggatcgctggctggatcgcctgctggttgatctcctgcgcaaggaaacaaaccgtgactcgtaacaaggaggttggggtggggggtgctccttatTACCACTCtctggcgtgagaatcagtagtctgcttgggaagcaaagtatgatagtagtagtagtgagagagttgtgaagagatacctcaaacctggtttggggttggtatttatagccgaggagtgaaggaggaggtggatggatagactgacgacatgctgcacctttgcaggtgtgccAGGTATGCcggctgtggaggtgaagccacgtcagtctgtcgcttacgtaaaCCTGACAGGccgctgccattggtgctacttgctctgtggtgtcagtcccacttgatgagtgcacaggatgcggtgcgggccgcatcgctgtttgcggtaactgtagatgttTCCGCGTCccactctttgatcaagaaatacgcgagatgcggtgccaagtcgcatcgtcgtctgtggtgactgttgctgttatccagctcccttgtattgatagaagtgttcactggatgcggtgctaggccgcatcgctgtgaatacttccgttttcatacaccggatgcggtgccatgccgcatcacgataccgttctcatattccaggtaagtcctcctccatcattgggcagattggattcaaccactgtgtctgCGCGTTCCCGCACGGATACAGGTAgattgttagctagtgggggttttgataagggtaatggtcactcgcgatcgtgctgacgcgagatctgggaccacaCCCCTTCAGGGCCATATTTTTTATCTCGCACGAGACCCAAAATTTATTTATCATTTTCAGAGACGGCCTAGGTCCCCTTCACTACAATTAATAGAAATctcaaataaaatatttacaaaatcAAATGACTAACTTCAAAAACGTGATGTCAGAATCCAAATATCTTTGCTTTCTTATTCATGAATCATGATCACTACAAAGATGTCGATAATATATTAATATTGAGCCATAAGAAAGATACATTTCTATCAACTTTGTTAATGCTAAAATAAACAATAACGATTTGATTATTCATGGACCCAACATACTCATAACAATATTTTTTTGTACACATTTCCATATAAATCTTTGTTTAACTATTTATACATATTGATCATCATTACCAGATGATTAACATGGAACAACAGATATCATTCAGATATGAAATACCACTCCTTTAACCATAAAACTCAAACCAATCATAATGGGGCGTTTAAttcacatttaaaaaaaaattaatggaaCTTAAATAATTTAGAATCTATCAAAGAAATTGGAAGTTGTGGTACATTTGATGCACAAAATAATTATGTGCTTAGTTTTATCAAATGTAGAAAATATTTGGATTCTTGAATGACCAAGAAAATAATTTACTTTGTAAAGTTTTATCAAAAAACAAAAGCCACATAGATCCAATAACCAAATCTGTACATTTCCTTTGATCTGATCAACCCTATTCTTATTCTTCACCCAGAAAAAAAAACAACTATATTAATATATCACTCTGGATTTTATCACAAGAATTGATATATACTGATCTAATGCACTCTGCAACTTTACTATTTCACTTCTGCATGGTGGTTCACTGGTTCTGGTGCATCAAAGATCCACCTTTTTGACATGTCTGATTCAAAATTGAGCACCTGTTAAGAAAATGCCATGAGCCTGAATTATATCACCAATTTTTAGCAATAACAATAGGCAAATAAGTTGCATTAATTTGAAGCTAATGGACATTTTAGTGGCTTAGTCCGAGTCCCTTATCTTTTTTTAACTTGTTGAACACTATATATTTATATTGAACAAAATTGTATGtgttaagaccatgtgtagtggggcgttttttttaaaaaattttcaaaaataacgcCCGAAAACGCCCACCCCTCCATTACAGGGGGcgtttttttctaaaatttttgaaaaaattttgttCCAGCGTGTTCTTTAAAACGCCCAAGATTTTGATGTGGGTTGAGACCATGTGAGTGTTGACCAATGGGAAGAGACCATGTGGGATACTTCAGCttttttaaaaaggttttttttttttttttttttttttaataattgtaaggggcattatggggcattatacccactacaccacttttgctataatgcccccttgctgactaggacgccacatggcgcaaaacgccccatggtgggggcattataaccttctaccactacgcatggtctaaggtTGGTTAAATTTAACAAAGATTTTAGCGGTTCAGTCCCTTAACTTGTCTTGTATTGTGGTTATATCCCATGTTAGCAGGTCAAAATGATCTTttgaacaattaaaaaaaaaggaCATAACCGCTACAAAGAAATGTTGAAAGTCGGTTGGTTTTGTCCAACATTACCCTTTCGTAGTAGAGTTGTGAAAGACAAAAATGTCATTAGTTTCTTAGTAAATCGAAATTGTCATTGAACGAAGGGATGGATTACTTAATGAAACAACTATATTGCACGTGTGATAGTCAGTTAGTCACATATTAATATGGTTGATCTTTTTGCAGTTTTTGATTAAAACTACTAACCTCTAAAGGATACTCAATATGATCATTCATTATTGGAAATCAGCTGCTAAGCATTTGGAAGACCTCGGAGATCAGCAAACGTTTTCCTTCTTTCTTTTTCAATCTTGACAGCAATAGAATGATTAAATATTATCACAGGCTAATTGAATACTGAATAGTGCAGTTATGAAATTAAGACTTTAAACTAGTTATATTAGTACCTGTGACTCTAACTCGGTTATTCTTTGTAAAGCTCTTTGTTCTATACACGCACGTTTTTTGTATTCTTCTTCAAGCAATCCAGTTAAATGATATCTTAACTCAGCCATTTCCTGAGCTAAATCTTCAGCTTCTTCATTCGCCTTAAACTTTTCTTCTTTTAATTGTTCCTACCAACAATACGAGACAAAATTTAACAACGACTGCTACGTGTTTAAAATTTCCTCTCACTTAATGGTAACGTACCTTGAGCTGGTTCACAAGAAGTTCATATTCATGTATTTGAGCTTCATATTCATTTAATTTCTTCATCTTGTTTTCTGAATCTGCATTGCTTTCAAACACTTTAACTTTCTCTCTCAATTCTTTATTTTCCTCAGCTAATCGTGTAACATTTCGTATTTGAATCTTGTAGTTTTTAGTAAGTTCCTGCATCTTACGATGTTCTTGAGCAACTTCTTTCTGTACTTGTTTAGCTTCACAAAAGCTACGCTCCATGGCCATCAAATCAAGCTTCATGCTTTCTATGTCGCATTGGAAATCTAAAGCAATATTTGTAATAGATTCCTCTAACTTATTTATACATAATGTTGAATTATGCAACTCGTGCTCTCTGTGTTCTAATTTCTCCATTAGAGCTAAATTCTCTGACTTGCAAGCCTTCAATTCTCGCTCTATATTTCTAACAATTCCATCCAAATCTTCTTTTGCTTTGAGTTTCAACTCTAGACTGTGGATATAATCATTCATACGGTTTATCTCGGTGTTCCGTGTGGTCAACTGATCCTGCAAGTAATCTGCGAGGTGCATTGCAATGAGTCAAGCCTACAGTACAACCATACACCTGCAGTCAGCAGAGTGCACCTGCTAGGCACcgtaattattaattaaataaagtTGGAACTAAAATTGGTCACTACCTAGTTCCTGGGAGCAGTTACTCAGTTCTCTTTCCAAATCTTGGATACGCTTCTTTTCGTTCGATCGAGTTTCAGATAATGTTCTCGCATGAGACTCTAGACTCTGTAGCAAGTCAACGACCGGGTCAAACTTTCTTGTGCATTACGTTTCCATACGAAAATGTGAAAACCAACCAATATACAATATGTCTTGTAGATGACAAATTCCGTATTAATTAATATAAATGAAGAAGCAAATATAAGGTAACTTACTCGGATGAGTTGAGCGCTTGATTGTTTCAGCATGTCCTTTTCTACTCTCAACTACATTCAATAACAACAGATGAATGCTATTTTTAAAAATACGGGTATCTTTAATAACATGAACAGAAAACATACCTCTTTACATCTAGTCTCAAACTGTAATAACTCTTCATCGTCCAATGCGAAACTGCTGCCGCTACTTGAACAAGTAGACATCTACAACAATATAAAACATCAAATAAAGAATACTTCTTGATGATCAATCTCAATCTCATCTGAGACTAGACCAAAACAATGTTTAATAATAATTCAATTCTGGTATCCTTAATAATGTCTGATATGCTGAAAAAATCCATTCAGTTAACCTAGGCCAAAACTCACAAAAATCTATATTTCTGATGAAACTTTGAAAAAAATTGATTATGCTGTACAAGAACCATAATATTAAAAGTATTTTCGTAAGAACAGAACATACATTCATTCAAG is from Helianthus annuus cultivar XRQ/B chromosome 9, HanXRQr2.0-SUNRISE, whole genome shotgun sequence and encodes:
- the LOC110879637 gene encoding protein CROWDED NUCLEI 2 isoform X2 produces the protein MSTCSSSGSSFALDDEELLQFETRCKELRVEKDMLKQSSAQLIRSLESHARTLSETRSNEKKRIQDLERELSNCSQELDYLQDQLTTRNTEINRMNDYIHSLELKLKAKEDLDGIVRNIERELKACKSENLALMEKLEHREHELHNSTLCINKLEESITNIALDFQCDIESMKLDLMAMERSFCEAKQVQKEVAQEHRKMQELTKNYKIQIRNVTRLAEENKELREKVKVFESNADSENKMKKLNEYEAQIHEYELLVNQLKEQLKEEKFKANEEAEDLAQEMAELRYHLTGLLEEEYKKRACIEQRALQRITELESQIEKERRKTFADLRGLPNA
- the LOC110879637 gene encoding protein CROWDED NUCLEI 2 isoform X1, encoding MNMSTCSSSGSSFALDDEELLQFETRCKELRVEKDMLKQSSAQLIRSLESHARTLSETRSNEKKRIQDLERELSNCSQELDYLQDQLTTRNTEINRMNDYIHSLELKLKAKEDLDGIVRNIERELKACKSENLALMEKLEHREHELHNSTLCINKLEESITNIALDFQCDIESMKLDLMAMERSFCEAKQVQKEVAQEHRKMQELTKNYKIQIRNVTRLAEENKELREKVKVFESNADSENKMKKLNEYEAQIHEYELLVNQLKEQLKEEKFKANEEAEDLAQEMAELRYHLTGLLEEEYKKRACIEQRALQRITELESQIEKERRKTFADLRGLPNA